One Kallotenue papyrolyticum genomic window carries:
- a CDS encoding VWA domain-containing protein — protein sequence MPLALVQPAYLWLLLLLPVIWLPALLAPSRLPRWRRALSLGLRTTILLALVLALAGAALVWPAREVTTIFLIDHSDSVAPVERARADAFLQAALQRKPAAARAGVVVFGREAVVEQPPTTQVRFTRVTVAPPSDQTDVARALKLALALLPAETRKRLVLLSDGAETRGAALELATAARAAGVPIDVVPLISPPSDEDIAFEALEGPTFAREGQAIGLTAVLRSGRARVARLTLLRDRQPVLESEVSLAAGLNRLPLSVPAPPPGFHTWEARVTASDDPVGANNVQFGFVEVRGTPRVLLVAGDAARSQALAAALQAARLTPVTIAPAELPSSLTGLDAYDVIALVDVPYRDLPPAAAVLLPAYVRDLGRGLLMVGGEQSYAAGGYRDTPVEAALPVTMQTQGLRITPDVALVLVLDRSGSMAGHKLELAKEGAAQAFTTLEERDHIGVIAFDTDADWIVPLQRRPDAASFIRAVGGIAEGGGTDLRPGLEQATAALLTADAKVKHIMLLTDGQAERNYDDVIQRMRQAGITLTAVGIDDFDPHLREVAAQTGGRFYAVRDLNDVPRVFFDESLRVARRGIVERSFVPQVVTPVPAVRALEAVPPLHGYNAVTPRNTAQVVLQSDEGDPILAQWQYGLGRAAAWTSDFKGQWARDWVAWDGFGTFVAQLVGDLLPAPDTPAFEAAATLTGNALAVELRDAGVDAQPRSGLRAVARLIAADGVVSDMPLREVEPGRYHGTAPLPAPGVYRVRVIADDASGRRMGTATSGVVVPPSAEYLQRDGNQALLLALAQRTDGRVDPAPERVWDAPAGAARHARPLTWPLLWLAVLLWPLDIAVRRLFVPPPHPRTVATWTRMVRTRARPAVDLEQRRVQVRRRQRAPLPPPAEAPPSSEPAAPAPSTFDWRRNRRSMVERPDRSRQ from the coding sequence ATGCCGTTGGCGTTGGTGCAACCCGCCTATCTGTGGTTGTTGCTGTTGCTGCCGGTGATCTGGCTGCCGGCCCTGCTCGCGCCGAGCCGGCTGCCACGCTGGCGCCGCGCGCTGAGCCTGGGGCTGCGCACGACGATCCTGCTGGCGCTGGTGCTGGCGCTGGCGGGCGCCGCGCTGGTCTGGCCCGCCCGTGAGGTGACTACCATCTTCCTGATCGATCATTCGGACTCGGTCGCGCCGGTGGAGCGCGCCCGCGCCGATGCGTTTCTGCAGGCGGCGCTCCAGCGCAAGCCCGCCGCTGCGCGCGCGGGCGTGGTGGTGTTCGGGCGCGAGGCGGTCGTCGAACAACCGCCTACCACACAGGTCCGCTTCACGCGCGTGACGGTTGCGCCACCCTCCGACCAGACCGACGTGGCGCGCGCACTGAAGCTGGCGCTGGCGCTTCTGCCCGCCGAAACGCGCAAGCGCCTGGTGCTGCTCTCCGACGGTGCGGAAACGCGCGGTGCGGCGCTGGAACTGGCCACCGCTGCGCGAGCTGCCGGCGTGCCAATCGATGTCGTGCCGCTGATCAGCCCGCCCTCCGACGAGGATATCGCCTTCGAGGCCCTGGAAGGTCCAACCTTCGCGCGTGAGGGCCAGGCGATCGGTCTTACCGCGGTGCTGCGCAGTGGCCGTGCCCGGGTGGCGCGTCTCACGCTGCTGCGCGATCGTCAGCCGGTGCTGGAGAGCGAGGTGTCGCTGGCTGCCGGGCTCAACCGCCTGCCGTTGAGCGTGCCCGCGCCGCCGCCCGGCTTCCACACCTGGGAAGCGCGTGTCACCGCGTCCGATGATCCGGTCGGCGCCAACAATGTGCAGTTCGGCTTTGTGGAGGTGCGCGGCACGCCGCGTGTGTTGCTGGTCGCTGGCGATGCAGCGCGCAGCCAAGCGCTGGCGGCGGCGCTCCAGGCGGCGCGTCTCACGCCGGTGACGATCGCGCCCGCCGAGCTGCCGTCATCGCTCACCGGCCTGGATGCCTACGATGTGATCGCGTTGGTGGACGTGCCCTACCGCGATCTGCCGCCTGCGGCTGCCGTGTTGTTGCCGGCCTATGTGCGCGATCTGGGTCGTGGCCTGCTGATGGTCGGTGGTGAACAGAGCTATGCCGCGGGAGGCTACCGCGATACGCCGGTGGAGGCGGCCCTGCCGGTGACGATGCAGACCCAGGGCCTGCGCATCACGCCCGATGTGGCGCTGGTGCTGGTGTTGGATCGCTCCGGATCGATGGCCGGACACAAGCTTGAACTAGCTAAGGAAGGCGCGGCGCAGGCCTTTACGACGTTGGAAGAACGCGACCACATCGGTGTGATCGCCTTCGATACGGATGCTGACTGGATCGTGCCCTTGCAGCGCCGGCCCGACGCCGCGAGCTTCATCCGCGCGGTCGGTGGCATCGCCGAGGGTGGCGGCACCGATCTGCGACCGGGTCTGGAGCAGGCGACGGCTGCGCTGCTCACCGCCGATGCCAAAGTCAAGCATATCATGCTGCTGACCGATGGCCAGGCCGAGCGCAACTACGACGATGTGATCCAGCGCATGCGCCAGGCCGGCATTACGCTGACGGCGGTCGGCATCGACGATTTCGATCCCCATCTGCGCGAGGTTGCCGCGCAGACCGGCGGGCGCTTCTACGCGGTACGCGATCTCAACGATGTGCCGCGCGTGTTCTTCGATGAGTCGCTGCGCGTTGCGCGCCGGGGCATCGTCGAGCGCAGCTTTGTGCCGCAGGTAGTCACACCCGTGCCCGCGGTTCGCGCCCTCGAGGCGGTGCCGCCGCTGCACGGCTACAACGCGGTGACGCCGCGCAACACGGCGCAGGTGGTGCTGCAATCCGATGAGGGTGATCCGATCCTGGCGCAGTGGCAGTACGGCTTGGGGCGTGCCGCCGCCTGGACCTCCGATTTCAAGGGCCAGTGGGCGCGCGACTGGGTCGCCTGGGACGGCTTCGGCACGTTTGTGGCGCAGCTGGTGGGCGATCTACTGCCCGCGCCCGACACGCCGGCCTTTGAAGCCGCAGCAACACTGACCGGCAACGCGTTGGCGGTGGAGCTGCGCGATGCGGGTGTCGATGCTCAGCCGCGCAGTGGTCTGCGCGCTGTTGCGCGGTTGATCGCTGCCGACGGCGTGGTGAGCGACATGCCGCTGCGCGAGGTGGAGCCCGGCCGTTATCACGGCACGGCGCCACTGCCCGCGCCGGGCGTGTATCGCGTGCGCGTGATCGCCGACGATGCCTCTGGGAGGCGCATGGGCACGGCCACCAGCGGGGTGGTGGTGCCGCCCTCTGCCGAGTACCTGCAGCGTGACGGCAATCAGGCTCTGTTGCTGGCGCTGGCGCAGCGCACCGACGGGCGCGTTGATCCCGCGCCCGAGCGCGTGTGGGATGCTCCCGCCGGCGCGGCACGGCACGCCCGTCCGCTCACCTGGCCATTGCTATGGCTTGCCGTCCTGCTCTGGCCGCTGGATATCGCCGTGCGGCGTCTGTTCGTACCACCGCCCCATCCGCGCACGGTGGCGACCTGGACGCGCATGGTACGCACGCGGGCGCGTCCCGCTGTCGATCTCGAGCAGCGCCGGGTGCAGGTGCGGCGGCGGCAGCGCGCGCCGCTGCCGCCGCCCGCCGAGGCGCCACCCTCCTCCGAGCCGGCCGCTCCGGCGCCATCCACCTTCGATTGGCGGCGCAACCGCCGCAGCATGGTCGAACGTCCCGACCGCTCACGGCAATAA
- a CDS encoding ABC transporter ATP-binding protein — protein MIELQGVHKYFHRGEGHQVHALRGIDLRIEEGEFVTIIGSNGAGKSTLLNLIAGVFAPEQGRILIAGRDVTQQAEHQRAAWIGRVFQNPLDGTSGALTVEQNLVLALRRGQGMRLRWGVSRARRAQFRAALARLGMGLEDRLQTPVRLLSGGQRQALTLLMATLQRPRLLLLDEHTAALDPGAAAQVEALTRAIVARDGLTTLMVTHNMQQALTLGTRTLMLHAGQIILDLHGPARDGLSVKDLIALFARTRKDLLSDDALMLSNVS, from the coding sequence ATGATCGAACTGCAGGGCGTCCACAAATACTTCCATCGCGGCGAAGGCCACCAGGTCCACGCCCTGCGCGGCATCGACCTGCGCATCGAGGAGGGCGAGTTCGTCACGATCATCGGCTCCAATGGCGCCGGGAAGTCCACGCTGCTCAACCTGATCGCCGGCGTGTTCGCGCCTGAGCAGGGGCGGATCCTGATCGCGGGCCGCGACGTGACGCAGCAGGCCGAGCACCAACGCGCCGCCTGGATCGGACGGGTCTTCCAGAACCCGCTGGACGGCACCTCGGGCGCGCTGACCGTGGAGCAAAACCTGGTTCTGGCGCTGCGGCGTGGTCAGGGCATGCGCCTGCGCTGGGGCGTATCACGCGCGCGGCGTGCGCAATTCCGCGCCGCGCTGGCCAGGTTGGGCATGGGACTGGAGGATCGCCTCCAGACACCGGTACGGCTACTGTCGGGCGGACAACGCCAGGCGCTCACCCTGCTGATGGCCACCCTGCAACGCCCGCGGCTGCTGCTGCTCGATGAGCATACCGCTGCGCTCGATCCGGGCGCTGCCGCGCAGGTCGAGGCCTTGACACGCGCGATCGTGGCGCGCGACGGGCTGACAACGCTGATGGTCACCCACAACATGCAGCAGGCCCTGACGCTGGGCACGCGCACGCTGATGCTGCACGCCGGGCAGATCATCCTTGACCTGCACGGCCCTGCGCGCGATGGCCTGAGCGTCAAGGATCTGATCGCGCTCTTTGCGCGCACGCGCAAGGATCTCCTAAGCGACGATGCGCTGATGCTGAGCAACGTCTCCTGA
- a CDS encoding carbon starvation protein A, which yields MNTPALFVLLALIAYFAAYRFYGKWYDRHVWRPDPQRTTPAHMYMDGVEYFPVSKYVLWGYQFKSVAALGPILGPFIALQYGWLPALIWIILGNFFIGWLQDYGAVMVSVRNEGRSFGPISYEFMGNPGRNTLLGFVLVYLLIISATFIYLIAVFFNRFPGTPIATLGVILTGVLVGHLLYKRRMNVGAVTALALALIVVSVLLGNVPFLRTPQNFLGFWTVPFWAAIAAVFLYLASILPMPTLIQPVNYVSFFPAFAAVILILLGALLSPLTGVTLQQQPFVGFGTLANNIGPLWPMMFVAIACGAISGWHSLVGSSSTSKQLDIETDAHPVGAGAMLSEGMLALASLAAYMVVPKAVTDILKQGNIGAWVEGANLLVGSMVGLSADNAFLTTFFGLVLIIYAITVQALVTRFWRLVSAEVFSTTLPVLGQKHVATFVGLLIPWLFAVTGSWINLWLYFGGSNQLLAGLALMIISIHLARTRAPSIYTLAPATFMIVTTLSALAIQTFFFARAVYRSTPIVQAGTLLAQPEWAGVALFFNGVFTLVGVALFLLGIRMAYLTYSAYSRYRSEGMRPAPTAPQAA from the coding sequence ATGAATACGCCTGCCCTATTCGTTCTGCTCGCCCTCATCGCCTACTTCGCCGCCTACCGCTTCTACGGCAAATGGTACGATCGCCATGTCTGGCGACCGGACCCCCAGCGCACCACGCCCGCGCATATGTACATGGACGGCGTGGAATACTTCCCGGTCAGCAAGTACGTGCTGTGGGGCTACCAGTTCAAGAGCGTTGCTGCCCTCGGTCCGATCCTTGGCCCCTTTATCGCGCTGCAGTACGGCTGGTTGCCGGCGCTGATTTGGATCATCCTCGGCAATTTCTTCATCGGCTGGCTCCAGGACTACGGCGCGGTGATGGTCTCGGTGCGCAACGAGGGACGCTCCTTCGGCCCGATCAGCTATGAGTTCATGGGTAATCCCGGACGCAACACGCTGCTGGGCTTTGTGCTTGTGTACCTGCTGATCATCTCGGCCACCTTCATCTACCTGATCGCCGTCTTCTTCAACCGCTTCCCAGGCACACCGATCGCCACGCTGGGCGTGATCCTCACCGGTGTGCTGGTGGGTCACCTGCTCTACAAACGGCGCATGAACGTCGGCGCGGTAACCGCGCTGGCCCTGGCGCTGATCGTGGTCAGCGTGCTGTTAGGCAACGTCCCGTTCCTGCGCACACCGCAGAACTTCCTAGGCTTCTGGACGGTGCCCTTCTGGGCGGCCATCGCGGCGGTGTTCCTGTACCTGGCCTCGATTCTGCCCATGCCCACGCTGATCCAGCCGGTAAATTATGTCTCGTTCTTCCCGGCCTTTGCCGCGGTGATCCTGATCCTGCTCGGCGCGCTGCTCTCACCGCTGACCGGCGTCACGCTGCAACAGCAACCCTTCGTCGGCTTCGGCACCTTAGCCAACAACATCGGTCCGCTCTGGCCGATGATGTTTGTGGCGATCGCCTGCGGCGCGATCAGCGGCTGGCACAGTCTGGTCGGCTCGTCGAGCACCTCCAAACAGCTCGATATCGAAACCGACGCCCATCCGGTCGGCGCGGGCGCGATGCTCTCGGAGGGCATGCTGGCGTTGGCCTCGCTGGCGGCCTACATGGTTGTGCCCAAGGCCGTCACCGACATTCTCAAGCAGGGCAACATCGGCGCCTGGGTGGAGGGCGCCAACCTGCTGGTCGGCAGCATGGTGGGGCTGAGCGCCGACAACGCTTTCCTGACCACCTTCTTCGGCCTGGTGCTGATCATCTATGCCATCACGGTGCAGGCACTGGTGACCCGCTTCTGGCGGCTGGTCTCGGCCGAGGTCTTCAGCACGACACTGCCGGTGCTGGGCCAGAAACACGTCGCCACCTTTGTCGGCCTGCTGATCCCGTGGTTGTTTGCGGTAACCGGCTCGTGGATCAACCTGTGGCTGTACTTCGGCGGCTCCAACCAGCTCCTGGCCGGCCTAGCGCTGATGATCATCTCGATCCACTTGGCCCGCACGCGCGCACCCTCGATCTACACTCTGGCGCCGGCGACCTTCATGATCGTCACCACCCTCTCTGCGCTGGCGATCCAGACCTTCTTCTTCGCGCGAGCGGTCTATCGCAGCACGCCAATCGTCCAAGCAGGCACGCTACTAGCGCAACCCGAATGGGCCGGCGTGGCGCTGTTCTTCAACGGCGTCTTTACGCTGGTGGGCGTGGCGCTATTCCTGCTGGGCATCCGCATGGCCTACCTAACCTACAGCGCCTACTCGCGCTACCGCAGCGAGGGTATGCGGCCTGCCCCAACCGCGCCACAGGCAGCCTGA
- a CDS encoding ArsA family ATPase, with protein sequence MNEGLSAFFAQRPETEIVIFAGKGGLGKTTSSASLAYHMSQREGRKTLCFSTDPQASLSDIFERDFYGQGVVELLPRLHVIEIDADKRVAAYQAEVKQKILDMYGFERVPEEIEEYIDATSAEPAMYESATYDAMAELVRAREFDLYIFDMPPFGHGVRMVAMADILSKWVDKITEARQKVAEYDAIAATLKGDKGGDDAMLKELIDIRQQIKTFTDLITDRRRTAFFMVLIPERMAILDTERALRMFQELNIEMSGLVLNQVYPVELLDQPDVSDFLKHRIEMQQQNLRVIKEKFGDRIVAALPMLSREPKGMEMLAQISQQLMRPTLRI encoded by the coding sequence ATGAACGAGGGTCTGAGCGCCTTTTTTGCCCAACGACCGGAGACCGAGATCGTGATCTTCGCCGGCAAGGGCGGTCTGGGCAAAACCACCTCCAGCGCGTCGCTGGCCTACCACATGTCGCAGCGCGAGGGCCGCAAAACATTGTGCTTCTCAACCGATCCGCAGGCCTCGCTCTCCGACATCTTCGAACGCGACTTCTACGGCCAGGGCGTAGTCGAACTGCTGCCGCGCCTGCATGTGATCGAGATCGACGCCGACAAGCGCGTCGCGGCCTATCAGGCCGAGGTCAAGCAAAAGATCCTCGATATGTACGGTTTCGAGCGCGTGCCCGAAGAGATCGAGGAATACATCGACGCAACCTCCGCCGAGCCGGCGATGTATGAGTCGGCGACCTACGATGCGATGGCCGAGCTGGTGCGGGCCCGTGAATTCGATCTGTACATCTTCGACATGCCACCCTTCGGCCACGGTGTGCGCATGGTCGCCATGGCCGATATCCTCTCCAAGTGGGTCGACAAGATCACCGAAGCGCGCCAGAAGGTCGCCGAGTACGACGCCATTGCCGCCACGCTCAAAGGTGACAAGGGCGGCGACGATGCCATGCTCAAGGAGCTGATCGACATCCGCCAGCAGATCAAAACCTTTACCGACCTGATCACCGATCGGCGGCGCACCGCCTTTTTCATGGTGTTGATCCCCGAACGCATGGCGATCCTGGATACCGAGCGCGCGCTGCGCATGTTCCAGGAGCTGAACATCGAGATGTCAGGGCTGGTCCTCAACCAGGTCTATCCCGTGGAGCTGCTCGATCAGCCCGATGTCAGCGATTTTCTCAAACATCGCATCGAGATGCAGCAGCAGAACCTGCGCGTGATCAAGGAGAAGTTCGGCGACCGGATCGTGGCCGCGCTGCCGATGCTCAGCCGCGAGCCCAAGGGCATGGAGATGCTGGCGCAGATCTCGCAGCAGTTGATGCGGCCCACGCTGCGCATCTGA
- a CDS encoding ABC transporter substrate-binding protein, whose protein sequence is MRSVLALSALLLWLTACGAPAGGGAAAPAGSPTGKTYRIGMVQQNTHPALDAARKGAEEALRESGLAVEIDAKNAQNDAATLAAITDGFRDAKVDLVIAIGTQPLQAAYKSLQGSGIPIVFNTVTDPYAAGVAKSPTDHPGVTGIQALAPIQQAIDLILEFNPQTRRIGNIWTSNEKNSEVATRIAREYAQSKGLEFVERQVTRADEVLQAAESLAAEGVDALFIATDSTVVATLEAVVKVANENDIGLYCSDPSSAERGCVLGLGLDYYDNGYVSAKEMAIPILQGTDVSSIPIRKQEKNILVLNTAAAREQNVTIPEGIKSRADRVVDAITPKQQ, encoded by the coding sequence ATGCGATCTGTGTTGGCCCTCTCCGCGCTGTTGTTGTGGTTGACCGCCTGCGGCGCGCCTGCCGGCGGCGGTGCGGCAGCGCCTGCCGGCTCGCCAACGGGCAAGACCTACCGCATCGGTATGGTGCAACAAAACACCCATCCCGCCCTGGACGCCGCGCGCAAGGGCGCGGAGGAAGCCCTACGTGAGTCAGGGTTGGCCGTGGAGATCGATGCCAAGAACGCGCAGAACGACGCGGCCACGCTGGCAGCGATCACCGATGGCTTTCGGGATGCCAAGGTTGACCTGGTGATTGCCATTGGCACGCAGCCGCTCCAGGCAGCCTACAAAAGCCTGCAGGGCTCCGGCATTCCGATCGTGTTCAACACCGTCACCGATCCCTACGCCGCAGGCGTGGCCAAATCGCCTACCGACCATCCGGGCGTGACCGGCATCCAGGCGCTGGCGCCGATCCAACAGGCCATCGATCTGATCCTGGAGTTCAATCCGCAGACGCGGCGCATCGGCAACATCTGGACCTCCAACGAGAAGAACTCGGAGGTAGCCACGCGCATTGCGCGCGAATATGCGCAGAGCAAGGGGCTGGAGTTTGTCGAACGCCAGGTCACGCGCGCCGATGAAGTGCTGCAGGCCGCCGAAAGCCTGGCAGCCGAAGGCGTCGATGCGTTGTTCATCGCTACCGATAGCACCGTCGTGGCAACCCTGGAAGCTGTCGTCAAAGTCGCCAACGAAAACGATATCGGGCTGTACTGCAGCGATCCCTCCTCGGCAGAGCGCGGCTGTGTCTTGGGCCTGGGTCTGGACTACTACGACAACGGCTATGTCAGCGCCAAAGAGATGGCCATTCCCATCCTGCAGGGCACGGATGTCAGCAGCATCCCGATCCGTAAGCAGGAGAAGAACATCCTGGTGCTGAACACGGCGGCGGCCCGCGAACAGAACGTCACCATTCCCGAGGGCATCAAAAGCCGCGCCGATCGCGTGGTTGACGCCATCACACCCAAGCAGCAGTAG
- a CDS encoding ArsA family ATPase — translation MNSLQQFLDSHPNLRFLFTGGKGGVGKTACAAALGYAFAQQGHRTLIASLNPVHSLSSVFGQELSGGTVRPVRGVERLHAVEVEIDDVVARYRDNIGRRVKDFLKWADIPVDAKPFIDIAATNPAFEESAMFDKMMDIILSEGRDYDRIVFDTAAVANAVRLIGLSKIYGLWLGRMIESRKEALSMRVQLAFRKEKIMEEVKKDPLMADLLAMHQRFEAVKGVLVDEQKTAFFFVTLPLALPIAVVRRFISMVQAYDIPVGGVLVNQVIPPELAASAEEYLRNKYEEQQGYLAQIKGDLGPLVRGFVPLYQQEVNSLETVASVARDLFSYVPATWEQLEPRPSPKLERVTGIMAA, via the coding sequence ATGAATAGCCTGCAACAGTTTCTCGATAGCCACCCCAACCTGCGCTTTCTGTTCACCGGCGGCAAAGGCGGCGTGGGCAAAACGGCCTGCGCGGCGGCGCTGGGCTACGCCTTTGCACAGCAGGGCCACCGCACGCTGATCGCCTCGCTCAATCCGGTCCACTCGCTCTCCAGCGTCTTTGGCCAGGAGCTGAGCGGCGGCACGGTGCGTCCGGTGCGAGGCGTTGAACGGCTGCATGCCGTCGAAGTCGAGATCGACGATGTCGTCGCGCGCTACCGCGACAACATCGGCCGGCGCGTCAAAGACTTTCTGAAGTGGGCCGATATTCCGGTCGACGCCAAGCCCTTTATTGACATCGCCGCCACCAATCCCGCCTTTGAAGAATCGGCGATGTTCGATAAGATGATGGACATCATCCTCAGCGAAGGACGCGACTACGACCGGATCGTGTTCGACACCGCCGCGGTCGCCAATGCCGTGCGGCTGATCGGGCTCAGCAAAATCTACGGTCTGTGGCTGGGACGCATGATCGAGAGTCGTAAGGAAGCACTCTCGATGCGTGTGCAACTAGCCTTCCGCAAAGAAAAGATCATGGAGGAGGTCAAAAAAGATCCGCTGATGGCCGATCTGTTGGCGATGCATCAGCGCTTCGAAGCGGTCAAGGGCGTGCTGGTCGACGAGCAGAAGACCGCCTTCTTCTTCGTCACGCTGCCGCTGGCGCTACCGATCGCTGTCGTGCGGCGCTTCATTTCGATGGTGCAGGCCTACGACATCCCGGTGGGTGGCGTGCTGGTCAACCAAGTGATCCCGCCGGAGCTGGCGGCCAGCGCCGAGGAGTATCTGCGCAACAAGTATGAGGAACAACAGGGCTACCTGGCGCAGATCAAGGGCGATCTGGGACCGCTGGTGCGCGGTTTCGTACCGCTCTACCAGCAGGAGGTCAACAGCCTGGAGACGGTGGCCAGCGTAGCGCGCGACCTGTTCAGCTACGTGCCGGCCACCTGGGAGCAGTTGGAGCCGCGGCCTAGTCCCAAGCTCGAACGTGTGACGGGGATCATGGCCGCCTGA
- a CDS encoding ABC transporter permease — translation MPSVLAEVLTSTQWLGAVAAGLCYAGAVLGVFLTFRILAFPDLTIEGSFPLGAGVAALFLVQGWSQWLSLIPAFVMGALAGMLTAWLATRLRINGLLASIIVALGLYSINLRLLGLGTSAHTPTANLPIPVLGAPSVERGVQPWLAGLAGRCLAPGACINDAYVTYLAQTLVFLMIAAVLVGLLYWLLNTEFGLALRAVGDNEQMVRAQGTSVPQLKLLGLALSNGLIALSGALIVARFGYAEVNLGRGLIIIGLAAVIIGEVLVGARGLLSALIGVVVGSVVYRLCITLALNHTRSIGLQETDLQLLTAAIVVVALALPQLRRWIIPRRGLA, via the coding sequence ATGCCATCTGTGCTTGCCGAAGTATTGACCTCGACCCAATGGCTGGGTGCCGTAGCTGCTGGCCTGTGTTATGCCGGCGCGGTGCTGGGCGTATTTCTGACCTTCCGCATTCTGGCCTTTCCGGATCTGACGATCGAGGGCTCGTTTCCACTGGGCGCGGGCGTTGCTGCGCTGTTTCTGGTGCAGGGCTGGTCGCAGTGGCTGTCACTGATCCCGGCCTTTGTTATGGGCGCGCTCGCCGGCATGCTGACTGCCTGGCTGGCGACGCGGCTGCGCATCAACGGGCTGCTGGCCTCGATCATCGTAGCCCTAGGGCTGTATTCGATCAACCTGCGCCTGCTGGGCCTGGGCACCAGTGCCCACACGCCCACCGCCAACCTGCCGATCCCGGTGCTGGGTGCGCCCTCGGTCGAGCGTGGCGTGCAGCCCTGGCTGGCCGGCCTGGCCGGTCGCTGTCTGGCACCTGGTGCCTGCATCAATGATGCCTACGTCACCTACCTGGCGCAGACGCTTGTCTTTTTGATGATTGCCGCGGTGTTGGTAGGCCTGCTCTACTGGCTGCTCAACACCGAGTTCGGCCTTGCGCTGCGCGCCGTAGGCGACAACGAACAGATGGTACGCGCCCAGGGGACGAGCGTACCGCAGCTCAAGCTGCTGGGCCTGGCCCTCTCCAACGGCCTGATTGCGCTCTCCGGCGCGCTGATCGTGGCGCGCTTCGGCTACGCCGAAGTCAATCTCGGTCGGGGACTGATCATCATCGGTCTGGCCGCAGTGATCATCGGTGAAGTGCTGGTCGGCGCGCGCGGCCTGTTGAGCGCACTGATCGGCGTGGTTGTCGGCTCAGTGGTGTATCGGCTGTGCATCACCCTGGCGCTCAACCACACACGCTCGATCGGCCTGCAGGAGACCGACCTGCAACTGCTGACTGCGGCGATTGTGGTCGTGGCGCTGGCGCTGCCGCAGCTGCGGCGCTGGATCATCCCACGGCGAGGCCTGGCATGA